A stretch of DNA from Anopheles nili chromosome 2, idAnoNiliSN_F5_01, whole genome shotgun sequence:
TAATGGGTCGATGGTTCAACGTGTGGTGTGCCACTGCGGGAAGTAGGTCTTAAACGCGTGAGCCCTAAAATCGCCTCCGATACCCATCGGGACACGCCACACATTTACGACACCATCAAGCTGCACGAGTAACGGGGTCGAAACTCCAAACCTGTTCCCGTACCACCGTGCGGCTCCAGTCGAAGGTGCCAATGTACCAATGCACCAGCAGCTCAGCTGATAAACAGGCACATGCTTGCAGAGGCTTAAGCTCGAGTGGACCATCGGGTACTTTTCGTGGTTGCGATCGAGGAGATTGCTGCTGCGCTTTTAAGAAATGGGAAACCGCGAGGATCTAGGAGCACCAACGCTCGCTCGcgggtttcggtttctttCGCACGTGTtcgtgcgcgaaaaaaaaagacactaACTCACGTCTCAAATCCAGAAGGGGTGTTGTCGCATCCCCAGAGAGCTGCGAGATCAACCCCGGCTCCCGGGGGTTTAATTTCTCGCGCCATCCAAGACAGCATTTCGCTCTCGCAGCCAACCGGAGACCAACCGTTGCCGTAACCCGCAGGCAACGTGGTCCATTGCGCTGAgctttcgcgtgcttgcgtgtGGCTGGCGCGTACTACGCCACCGGCATTATGCAACGTGCGCGAACGCCGAATGTGCCGATCGCACGCGCGAGCCTTTCGGTTTCAGTCGAGTCCCAGCATCAGCCTCATACGGACGGGTTCAGGAAGCGAAGTGTAGTGTGTTGCTGTGGACTTTTCCCTCAAAGTGTGTCTCTCGTTCGTGTTTGGTGCGTTCGCAGAAAGCTGTCATACTCGGTGAGCCTGTTGGTTTGGATAACGTTGGCCAGCGGATGGGCTTGGTGTAGGGATGTTCGAAATTCGGTCATTCGACCGGGTTGTGGCGCTCGAGTCGGGGTCGTATCTTGTTATTGCTATTTTTCGCCAACTCGTTAAGTTAAATAACCGCACCGGTAGGGTGAAAGGGGCGATACGTGTCTATCGTATCGCGAGATGATTCGAAGCCGTCGAAAGCCGCGCGATGTTCAACAGGCAAATAATCGATTTGTTTGCGAGCGATCGGCACACCGCGCCCGTGGTGCAGTTAGGCAAGCAAATTCAAAATTCGTTCGCCCATCCCATGGTGGCGCACTGGCCATTCATGATTTTGAGGATGTGATCCTCGTGGTCGGTTGGGAAGCGCACTCTCTAACGCAACGTTATGCGGCCGGTTTCAAACCGCAGGGCCGTTTATTATCGCGTAACGGCATGCCAACCATGTGTGGTCCACTCGAACGTTATCGACATCGCGGATGTGTTCAAGGTTTCGTGACGCTCTCCACCTCGATGGTGCCGGGGCAAAAagcttctgtgtgtgtgtatgcacgTCTCTCCCAGGGTCGTGTGTGATTTCGGCCGGCCGAAAAACCGTCCGCAATCATTATGAAGAAAATACGCTTTTGTCCCCAGGGTTCGTAGCAACGACGAAGGACGAATTTCGGGTACGCTCCAGCGCTCCAGGGTCCAGCTCTAGCGAGAGGAGCCAAACATCGCCCGTTGCTCCACAAGACGACGTCGCGAAATGTACGCCTTTCGGGTGCTGATCCTGTCGCTCGTTGCCATCGGTGTCCATTCCAGCTATGCCCTGCCACCGTCCACATTCGGCGAGGCCCTCGCCAGCGCCGGTCAGCTGTCGAACAAGCTGAAGGTAAGCTTAAACGAAGAAGGGTGCTTTTTCTTTGGGGACAACacagggttcgtcgcttgacgGCGCGTTGATGTCACCCGGTTTGGGCGAACGAAACgggacgagaaaaagaaagctttaAACCAGACCAGGCAAGAATGTTCCAAATCAAATCGTAATTTATGCACACCAAAGACAATAATGGCATGAgtattcatatttattttttttttatatgatgGTAGTGGATTGCGCTAAgaatgttgattgtttttcgaGTATGTCTAATGTTCAATTTTTGAATTGCTATGAATTTCATTAAACAAATTCTCCACTATTCCTTTTGTGGTGGATTTTGTAAATCCCATTTTCTGCATAGAGACAAGTTTAGTTTAGCAAATATGAATGGGTCGATTTCTGTGATAGAAGAAAACTTCCGTTAATTATTTAATGATTGTCCACACCATAACATCTCTATCGCAATCTGAAAAAAAGTAGGAAAATAACACCTTATCAGCATTCGCACCACACCTCGCAGACACGCTGCAATTACGCTGTCTGGTGTCGATTGGTGGGACGGTTTATGCCAACGATTAGATCAGCATTAGTCACGAATAGAACGtccaaaccaaaccgggcCTACCCGTTGGCACGGTatcaaaacgaaagcaagcTGCGCGTAAAGGTGCGAAGGCTTTCACCGGTCGACCCCGCAGGTGGATTAGCCGGACACCTTGCCCTACGCGAGCTGCTTAGAGCATCGCCGCAATTAGCACCTTTGTGATAAAACCACAAACCCGAAAGAAAGAATGTCTCACACAAAACGCATCCAAACCCGTTGCCGGTTCGTTTCAGGAATCGCCGGCAAATATGCCCACTTGAAGCCCTTGCCAAGATACGACCGGTGGCTAATTAATCTTGTGATCGCACCTGCAACACAACCTTGTCCTTAAGCGCTGATTGAAGCCCTTAATCTTTCACCATCCTGCTGACTCGGTGGTGAAGCGTTAAGGCTTCAGTTAGGCTTTGTGcctgcaacaacagcagtgaAGGTTTTTCAAAACCATTAAAGATCGCTTTGTGGCGCCTCCGCGACACGGGGGAAGCTGATTATTCGTTCGCTCCCCTTCCGGAGATGCCTTCCTTTGTACGGTGCCGCTGTTAATGTCCGCCAGTGGATCGCTGCAGCACCCAAATTGAGTCGTTACATGAAAGACACATTAGCGACGATCCGCGTTTGCGATGATGCTCGATGCATTACGGGACGGGAATAGCGCATGAGCACGCTACGGTGAGCCACACATAAACGGttggcacacaaaatggcaaacGACGAAAATGACACTCCCAGTGAGCCGTGGAAGGTGTGACCTTGCGTCAAGTACCAGTCAATTACCGAACTCACGAGCGCCACGGATGCGGAAAAACGAGAAGGTTGGAGTGCTTTAGGAGTGTCAATAAGAGGAACAGAGAGAAGGATGCGTGCGACGGCAAAGAAATGTCAACCTTCGATCTATCGAGTTGAAACGCCACCGGCTTATAACCTCCCTCAATGGCAAGGTCGATCATTAGGCGCAAAGGCGAGCTCAGCTACCGAACATTGACTGCTAATTGATGTGGCCACAATGCGCCACACCACCGTCATTGCCTTGGGAAATCGCTCCGAAGCCGGTGAGATGTGACTCGAAAgagatgggagggaaaaaaatcctattTATCAACGAGATTAACAAACCACCTTACCTTGAAATCATATCCGTTGGTCTCGTTGGGTGCTCGTTGAGAGTTGGGTGGTGCAAATTTTCTTTACCCGTCCCGAATACGTGTGTCTATGTCCGGGAAAACCTTGACCTACACGATTCCGTTTGGCTAACGGAAAAGTTTCTATCCATTTCCCAGCCTACTACATAGCGAGACGGTGCGATTGAATTTTCAACATTTGTCGACCAACCAATGAGTCACATGAGGGGAGCGTTTTTGTCCGTTTTTTGTGCCATAATTTTCCACAtcggtggcgtgttttttttctctcgtcttTTCGTCTTGTTCAACGCAGCCTATGGGGCCTTCAGATACGCTATCAGCAAAATGGATGGCGAAGCAAAAGCTTGCGGGGAAACTTGCACACCCCATTCGCCAGTGTTGCTGCATCGACGTCCATCGCGTTTcctcgtttcggtttcgatggGCACCTCGTTGGAAGTTATGACGCGGTCAAAGTGCATGATGTCTCAATCGAGCTTGTTGAACGGTTTTCCTCAGAGTAGGGCATGAACGCACGCGCTGGAAAAATGCGAAATGTGATGGAGCGTAGCGCTACGGGGTGACTTATCTTTCCGAGATAAAGATCTCACTCGGCAACGTTGGAACGTTGTAATGGATTTAAATTAATGATTGAATTAACTTGCTAACTATGCAGCAATTGCCATAAATTAAGTGTTTTCTTTGTCTACCAAAAATTTTCTGTTTTCGAAGGAACGCTATGTGATTGAATTTGTTGTACAGATGACAATGCAATAAGAAGAGTAGTCTGGTCTGTTGGGAAATGTATTTAAAAGCTCCTTACTTTTCCTCTAAAAAGCGAGTTGAAATATCAGAGCTGCCATGGTTAGGTGGCGTCATAAGCAGTTCTTTAAGCTTTCTAAAACCAGCGCAAAATGTAGACTTTcatgcgaataaaaaaaaacactttcgcTTCATACGATACCACACCGTAACAGAGCGTTGGAAAACGCTTTGGCTATTTTGCAACATGCATTACGAGCCGCATGACTCACGAAATGTGTTTCCTACCGGCCCAATTTGCCGATAATCGTCTGCGGTACGTTCAAATCGCACCCTTCAAACAGGAAATCAGCTAAATaaacagaaaataataatcaccCTTCAAACAGAAAATAATCAGCTAAAATCACACGCCAAAAGCCGTCGCATGGTGGTAATCGATTCCCAAACACGCAGAGCTGACATTTTCCTCTCTTCGCCCACAGGAAACGGCTGCGTGGAAAACGTTCACCGGGATCGCACGTGACTCCGACTCAATCAACTCGCTCGTACGTATCATTCCACGCACAACGATGGGTTTCGTGAGGGATGTAGTGAGCACGTTTAAGCGTGAATCTCGGGCCATCATCCTCACACGTAATGGTGCCCTCGAGGGTCGTCTGCAGCAGGTTAAGGGCGGTGGTTCTGGCTCATTCTACGCCTTCAAAGGCATCCGGTATGGGCAGGCTCCGGTTGGTGAGCGACGCTTTCGGGCTGCTTTGCCCGAGGAACCATGGAAAGGAGTTCGATCTGCGGCTCGTGAGGGTTCGGTGTGTCCACACCGTAACATGATCCTGGACAACTACAAGGGCAGCGAGGACTGTCTGTTTCTGAACGTCTACTCACCGGAGCTACCTGTCGGTGACGATAACCCACGACTTCCGGTGATGGTTTGGATTCACGGTGGTGCCTTCTCCTTCGGATCTGGCAACGCGTTCCTCTACGGTCCGGATTATCTCGTACCGAATGGAGTCGTCCTGGTGACGTTTAACTACCGTCTTGGACCGCTCGGGTTTCTAAGTGTCGGGCAGGATGCTCCCGGAAACGCCGGGCTTAAGGATCAAGTGCTGGCATTGCGCTGGGTTAAAGAAAACGTGGCCGCCTTCGGTGGGAACCCAGATGACGTGACCATTTTCGGACAATCCGCAGGTGCCGTATCGGTACAGCTGCTCACGTTATCTCCACTCGCGAAAGGTCTGTTCCAAAAGGCGATCGCACATAGCGGTTCGGTGTTAAACCCGTGGGCAATAGCTCGAGACACCCGTGAGAGAGCATTCCGGCTTGGACAGCTGGTTGGTATCCGGACAAACGACACCCAAGAACTCTTGGCACAGTTAAGACGCACCGCTCCGCAAAAGATCGTAGATGCCGCCCTCAAAACACTGACAGCTGAGGACGTACGTCGGAGCATTGGATTGCCGTTTGTACCGTCGATTGAGGACTGGCCTCAGGAAGACGATGACGTGCCTGTCGAGGATCCTCTCATCGCTGAAGAACCACTGCAATTGCTCAAAACCGGTCGGTACCACCACGTTCCGACGATCGTTGGTTTTAACTCGCACGAGGCAATGCTGTTC
This window harbors:
- the LOC128730922 gene encoding esterase B1, with product MYAFRVLILSLVAIGVHSSYALPPSTFGEALASAGQLSNKLKETAAWKTFTGIARDSDSINSLVRIIPRTTMGFVRDVVSTFKRESRAIILTRNGALEGRLQQVKGGGSGSFYAFKGIRYGQAPVGERRFRAALPEEPWKGVRSAAREGSVCPHRNMILDNYKGSEDCLFLNVYSPELPVGDDNPRLPVMVWIHGGAFSFGSGNAFLYGPDYLVPNGVVLVTFNYRLGPLGFLSVGQDAPGNAGLKDQVLALRWVKENVAAFGGNPDDVTIFGQSAGAVSVQLLTLSPLAKGLFQKAIAHSGSVLNPWAIARDTRERAFRLGQLVGIRTNDTQELLAQLRRTAPQKIVDAALKTLTAEDVRRSIGLPFVPSIEDWPQEDDDVPVEDPLIAEEPLQLLKTGRYHHVPTIVGFNSHEAMLFMRRVRKDPNLLQTLDADFERLIPLNLQLDRESDEGKQFAAKMKRFYMGEKRVSNETIQEMMNLMSDVMFLHGITDYARLHASHNGLNSTWVYRFAYDGALGIYKRILGIDWPGACHGDELGYLFHFGVLNLRLDNTSPELQVMHKMTRMWSNFAKYGNPTPFGEDELLLGVSWPSVIPNSMTELPYLDITGTLESKTNPESARLQFWDDTFKKYNGNLL